A genomic segment from Lytechinus variegatus isolate NC3 chromosome 10, Lvar_3.0, whole genome shotgun sequence encodes:
- the LOC121422619 gene encoding alpha-1A adrenergic receptor-like encodes MSGATKLLYRALSIADILTCSGLISGVITSSITAATGRRSDIACKVFGLLMTCAPGTSAILILLLNLDRFICITRPLQYPSIVTRWKSAVAIAIAIPYISGFTTLFVLIHDRNLSVIREHKSLYVCKVAFSEPSFLPYTLLMFSSNMWLVAVILIAMYSKIIMISRHHIARMNEHQKIANRVLRTNGNAALADEQDQIRSAAQHFDPSIVRAFRQNIRTLRTPLLITGGYLISWIPFSVVEVYISVSGATYLLDGFLYKSVASAAAMNSSANLFVYFLSRKDLRRAAKWVVLCRREN; translated from the coding sequence ATGTCCGGCGCCACTAAGTTGCTTTACAGGGCCTTGTCTATTGCGGACATCTTAACGTGTTCAGGTCTAATCTCCGGGGTCATCACATCCAGTATAACGGCAGCTACAGGACGCCGAAGTGATATCGCATGCAAAGTTTTTGGTTTACTGATGACCTGTGCTCCGGGTACCAGTGCTATTCTCATTCTCCTGCTCAACCTCGATAGGTTCATCTGCATCACCAGACCTCTCCAATACCCTTCTATCGTTACGAGATGGAAGAGTGCTGTAGCGATTGCCATCGCCATCCCGTATATTTCAGGTTTTACAACTTTGTTTGTCCTTATCCACGACAGGAACCTGTCCGTCATCCGTGAGCACAAGTCCCTCTATGTTTGCAAAGTGGCGTTTTCCGAGCCATCTTTCCTACCCTACACCCTCCTCATGTTTTCATCTAACATGTGGTTGGTAGCAGTGATTCTAATCGCCATGTATTCCAAAATCATCATGATATCGCGTCATCACATCGCTAGAATGAATGAACATCAAAAGATCGCGAACCGAGTCCTTCGTACGAATGGCAACGCTGCTCTGGCGGATGAACAGGACCAGATACGATCCGCAGCGCAGCACTTTGATCCGTCGATCGTCCGAGCTTTTCGTCAAAATATTCGCACCCTCCGAACCCCGTTGTTGATCACGGGAGGTTATCTTATTTCCTGGATACCATTTTCTGTTGTAGAAGTTTATATTTCTGTGTCAGGAGCGACTTATCTTCTCGATGGATTTCTATATAAAAGTGTTGCCAGTGCTGCTGCGATGAATAGTAGTGCAAATCTGTTTGTGTATTTCTTGTCGAGGAAGGACCTTCGACGGGCTGCCAAATGGGTAGTGTTGTGCAGACGAGAGAattag